One Clarias gariepinus isolate MV-2021 ecotype Netherlands chromosome 5, CGAR_prim_01v2, whole genome shotgun sequence genomic region harbors:
- the LOC128523864 gene encoding putative methyltransferase DDB_G0268948 — translation MAHRFFEEKHHALVYKKYRISPPDDVTRVILEYMDKKKGPPHELAVDLGCGTGQNTRLLAPHFQKVVGIDVSESQLEEARAVPGFVNVTYRSGPAEVLPFPDGSVDLLTAACAAHWFDTEPFLKEAARVLKPHGCIALLGYNNEFNLHYGSCGDKLNNICAEVMEVFKPYASPRLEAVRNRLKDLFEAIPFPDKERIERIPTRMEMTVEGFVGFVESLSSCQIYFKTDPQAAVAFLESVKSRFLEEMGVSSPDTKLQFTTDYFCVLACKPQ, via the exons ATGGCCCACAGGTTCTTTGAAGAAAAACATCATGCGTTAGTTTACAAAAAGTATCGCATAAGTCCACCTGATGATGTTACAAGAgtcattctggagtatatggaCAAAAAG AAAGGACCTCCTCATGAGCTTGCTGTGGACCTGGGCTGTGGGACGGGACAGAACACTCGTCTCCTGGCACCTCACTTCCAGAAAGTAGTGGGTATTGATGTCAGTGAGTCCCAGTTGGAGGAAGCCAGGGCAGTGCCAGGGTTTGTTAATGTCACCTACAG GTCAGGTCCAGCAGAGGTTCTGCCATTTCCTGATGGCTCTGTGGATTTGCTGACTGCAGCATGTGCAGCTCACTGGTTTGATACCGAACCATTCCTAAAGGAGGCTGCACGTGTGTTGAAGCCTCATGGCTGCATTGCTCTTCTGGGCTACAATAATGAGTTTAACCTGCATTATGGATCCTGTGGTGACAAACTGAACAACATCTGTGCAGAG GTAATGGAGGTTTTCAAACCTTATGCTAGTCCCCGGTTGGAGGCGGTCAGAAACAGACTGAAGGATTTATTTGAAGCTATACCCTTCCCTGACAAAGAGAG GATTGAAAGAATTCCAACGAGAATGGAAATGACGGTTGAAGGTTTTGTAGGTTTTGTGGAGTCCTTGTCTTCTTGTCAGATCTACTTTAAGACAGATCCCCAAGCTGCAGTTGCTTTTTTAGAGTCAGTGAAGTCACG GTTTCTAGAGGAAATGGGCGTCTCGTCACCTGACACTAAGTTACAGTTCACAACAGACTACTTTTGTGTGTTGGCATGTAAACCGCAGTGA